DNA from Agarilytica rhodophyticola:
GGCCAAGTTGGATGGTAAACGCATCAAAATCACAGTATCCACTGGTGTTAGCTCGGTTCTTGTGGATGACATAGATGCAGGTACGCTTATTGGCATGGCTAATGAAGCCTTGCAACGTGCTTCAGAAGTAGGGGCAAGCCAAATTTATCAACTTAGTTTGGAAGATTATCGCAAGCAGCTGGATGATGAAGCCAAGAAGTCATTATCTATTGATCATTTGCTCGACCAAATTGAGGCAGGTAATCAATTGGCCATTGCTCCCCAGGTTGACAATGCCATAGAGCGCCTAGGGCCATTCTTTAAGCTGTTGTCTGATCAACAAGTCGCTAAGATCCTCACTGCTCGTCAGAAGCTTGGCGGTAATATTGTGGACTTTAACTCTGGTAAAAGCTTCAGCAAATAGCGGCATTTTTGCCGCTCTCCTCTGGTTATTCGTTTTTTAGGCATAAACCAAACAGCTCATTTTGGCTGGAGATGTTTAATTTAGCATAGGCGCGTTTACGATAGGTTTGCACACTCGTTTCTTTAATGCCTAAGTCCAGGGCAATCCCACTGCCTGATAGCCCTAATAAAATGCGGGCACATACAGCCATTTCTCTCTGCGTAATCTTACTGCTAAGGGCTCGAATTCTCTGCTCCAGATCATCAAGTTGAGCTTCGCGTGTCAGGAAGTCAGATAGTCCTCCTGCTAGTCGGGAGTGTTTTACGACGCAACTCATTAGAATATCTGAAGCCTCTGTTAAAGCTTCGATATCTGCTTTTAAAAAGGATTCTGTAAAACGGTATAGGTTTAAACAGTAAAGTCCTTTGTCGCCATGCTTGAGCAATGAAATACGGTCTACGATATGAATATCCGAGCCAAAGAAACGTTGATAATTGGCATCT
Protein-coding regions in this window:
- a CDS encoding helix-turn-helix transcriptional regulator, with protein sequence MKGISDIGLGRVIETLGNAMFSNEFLLFLNSIVAVEHFSLVQLDSNEARFITSANGSGISISKLLQKLYLTRYFKMDPNIKLHTSAEKNHQVLVRRLQPGDIKDANYQRFFGSDIHIVDRISLLKHGDKGLYCLNLYRFTESFLKADIEALTEASDILMSCVVKHSRLAGGLSDFLTREAQLDDLEQRIRALSSKITQREMAVCARILLGLSGSGIALDLGIKETSVQTYRKRAYAKLNISSQNELFGLCLKNE